One stretch of Xanthomonas sp. DAR 35659 DNA includes these proteins:
- a CDS encoding PfkB family carbohydrate kinase, with protein sequence MTASRIVCFGELLLRLGAPGHERLLQSPRLEVHVGGAEANVGVSLAHFGHDVAMVSVLPDNPLGAAAAGELRRHGVDTRGVRFVPGRMGLYFLTTGAGHRPSEVTYDRAGSAFALAGADAYDWPALLRGADWLHLSGVTPALGEQGAAAALAAARSARALGVRVSFDGNYRPKLWEAWNGDAPGILRQLLAQADVLFADYRDLGVVLGHQYPQDSAQARVEAGARDAFAAFPQLQAMACTQRVAHRVDHHSLGAMLLRRDGGVAQAPVEELTGIVDRIGGGDAFAAGVLHGLSQGWDDTATIRFGLAAGCLKHSVPGDFHPLAADEVQACVGTSRFDVKR encoded by the coding sequence ATGACCGCCTCCCGCATCGTCTGCTTCGGCGAACTGCTGCTGCGCCTGGGTGCGCCCGGCCACGAGCGTTTGCTGCAATCGCCGCGGCTGGAGGTGCACGTGGGCGGCGCCGAGGCCAACGTCGGCGTGTCGCTGGCGCATTTCGGCCACGACGTGGCGATGGTCAGCGTGCTGCCGGACAACCCGCTCGGCGCGGCCGCGGCCGGCGAGCTGCGCCGGCACGGCGTGGACACCCGCGGCGTACGCTTCGTGCCCGGGCGCATGGGCCTGTACTTCCTCACGACCGGCGCCGGCCATCGCCCCAGCGAGGTGACCTACGACCGCGCCGGCTCGGCCTTCGCGCTGGCCGGCGCCGATGCCTACGACTGGCCGGCGCTGCTGCGCGGCGCGGACTGGCTGCATTTGTCCGGGGTGACCCCGGCGCTGGGCGAGCAGGGCGCGGCGGCGGCGCTGGCGGCGGCACGCAGCGCGCGCGCGCTCGGCGTGCGCGTGTCGTTCGACGGCAACTACCGGCCCAAGCTGTGGGAGGCGTGGAACGGCGATGCGCCGGGCATCCTGCGCCAGTTGCTGGCGCAGGCCGACGTGCTGTTCGCCGACTACCGCGACCTGGGCGTGGTGCTGGGCCATCAGTACCCGCAGGACAGCGCGCAGGCGCGGGTGGAAGCCGGCGCGCGCGACGCCTTCGCCGCGTTCCCGCAGTTGCAGGCGATGGCCTGCACCCAGCGCGTGGCGCACCGCGTGGATCATCACAGCCTGGGCGCGATGCTGCTGCGCCGCGATGGCGGCGTGGCGCAGGCGCCGGTCGAGGAACTGACCGGCATCGTCGACCGCATCGGCGGCGGCGACGCGTTCGCCGCCGGCGTGCTGCATGGCCTCAGCCAGGGCTGGGACGACACCGCGACGATCCGCTTCGGCCTGGCCGCCGGCTGCCTGAAGCATTCGGTGCCGGGCGATTTCCATCCGCTGGCGGCGGATGAGGTGCAGGCCTGCGTGGGGACGTCGCGGTTCGATGTGAAGCGGTGA
- a CDS encoding TonB-dependent receptor — translation MQSRTERRKTPVTLLALSIGLALQAGALQAQDAPAQAPATASADATTELDTIVVTGYRASVEKALDIKRAEKGMVDAIVAEDVGKFPDTNLAESLQRIPGVVITRDAGEGRNISVRGLGPDFTRVRINGMEALTTVGASDQSGGTNRGRGFDFNVFASDLFTQMVVRKTASADVEEGSLGATVDLRTARPFDYDSFTFAANGQATYNGMSQKADPRIAALIANTWADGTFGALMSVAYSERQVLEEGSGTTRWANGPSNNGYSPTSPFAAANSANVFSPRIPRYTQMEHEQKRLGVTGSLQWKPSDSTEFSLDGLYSKIDAKRYEHYIEAISFSRGRSQNGKPEMIVRDGYVDPASGALLYGRFDNVDVRSENRYDEWNTVFKQLTLSGEHRFSDTFKITGEVGSSSSKHRNPIQTTVIMDKNNVAGYSYDYRDSLTSPVFNYGIDPTAANGWTLAEVRMRPQAANNDFDTGSLNFEWNLGPNFTLKGGVLAKNYGFDTKEFRRANETSVPTFATGNRIVPVDLVAQAGLKGIGGAPSNWAVPDLNGIADALGIYSGTGTWTLAERAVNTRSVEEKDRGAWLMGDFGFDIGSIPFSGNIGVRYVKTNQSSTGYALVGPNLINTTVERDYHDTLPSLNLVAEISPDFLIRFGAAKVMTRPGLGSLTPGVTVAVAGGARTVSGGNPNLDPIRAKTADLGFEWYLQEGAMLGLALFYKDIDSFVQTARTIAPYSSSGLPVSLLDGTGAAASDDFVFSVPLNTPGGKLKGAEFNYVQPFTFLPGKWANFGTQLNYTYVQSKIQYVTGTGALSFNTDLTGLSKNSYNATLFYEGERFSGRVSLTHRDGYLTQVPATESGFDMHGMRGTNVVDAKLTYKIDEKIDISLEGSNLTNVPYYEWVQTSATGAQLPLTYSETGRQYAIGVRYKF, via the coding sequence ATGCAATCTCGTACCGAACGCCGGAAGACACCGGTTACCTTGCTCGCGCTGTCCATCGGCCTGGCGCTCCAGGCCGGCGCGCTGCAGGCGCAGGACGCGCCCGCGCAGGCGCCCGCCACCGCCTCCGCCGATGCCACCACCGAACTCGACACCATCGTCGTCACCGGCTACCGCGCCAGCGTGGAGAAGGCGCTGGACATCAAGCGCGCCGAGAAGGGCATGGTCGACGCCATCGTCGCCGAGGACGTGGGCAAGTTCCCCGACACCAACCTGGCCGAATCGTTGCAGCGCATCCCCGGCGTGGTCATCACCCGCGACGCCGGCGAAGGCCGCAACATCTCGGTACGCGGCCTCGGCCCGGACTTCACCCGCGTGCGCATCAACGGCATGGAAGCGCTGACCACGGTCGGCGCCAGCGACCAGAGCGGCGGCACCAACCGCGGCCGCGGCTTCGACTTCAACGTGTTCGCCTCGGACCTGTTCACCCAGATGGTGGTGCGCAAGACCGCCTCGGCCGACGTCGAGGAGGGCTCGCTGGGCGCGACCGTCGACCTGCGCACCGCGCGTCCGTTCGACTACGACAGCTTCACCTTCGCCGCCAACGGCCAGGCCACCTACAACGGCATGTCGCAGAAGGCCGATCCGCGCATCGCTGCGCTCATCGCCAACACCTGGGCCGACGGCACCTTCGGCGCGTTGATGTCGGTGGCCTATTCCGAGCGCCAGGTGCTCGAGGAAGGCAGCGGCACCACGCGCTGGGCCAACGGCCCGAGCAACAACGGCTACAGCCCCACCTCGCCGTTCGCCGCCGCCAACAGCGCCAATGTGTTCAGCCCGCGCATCCCGCGCTACACGCAGATGGAGCACGAGCAGAAGCGCCTGGGCGTGACCGGCTCGCTGCAGTGGAAGCCCAGCGACAGCACCGAGTTCTCGCTGGACGGCCTGTATTCGAAGATCGACGCCAAGCGCTACGAGCACTACATCGAGGCGATCAGCTTCAGCCGCGGCCGCTCGCAGAACGGCAAGCCGGAGATGATCGTGCGCGACGGCTACGTCGATCCGGCCTCCGGCGCGTTGCTGTACGGCCGCTTCGACAACGTCGACGTGCGCTCGGAAAATCGCTACGACGAGTGGAACACGGTCTTCAAGCAGCTCACCCTGAGCGGCGAGCATCGCTTCAGCGACACCTTCAAGATCACCGGCGAAGTCGGCTCGTCCAGTTCCAAGCACCGGAACCCGATCCAGACCACGGTGATCATGGACAAGAACAACGTCGCCGGCTACAGCTACGATTACCGCGACAGCTTGACGTCGCCGGTATTCAACTACGGCATCGACCCGACCGCCGCCAACGGCTGGACGCTGGCCGAAGTGCGCATGCGCCCGCAGGCGGCCAACAACGACTTCGACACCGGCTCGTTGAATTTCGAGTGGAACCTGGGCCCGAACTTCACCCTCAAGGGCGGCGTGCTGGCCAAGAACTACGGCTTCGACACCAAGGAGTTCCGCCGCGCCAACGAGACCTCGGTGCCGACCTTCGCCACCGGCAACCGCATCGTGCCGGTCGACCTGGTCGCGCAGGCCGGGCTGAAGGGCATCGGCGGCGCGCCGTCGAACTGGGCGGTGCCGGACCTCAACGGCATCGCCGACGCGCTCGGCATCTACAGCGGCACCGGCACCTGGACCCTGGCCGAGCGCGCGGTCAACACCCGCAGCGTGGAAGAGAAGGACCGCGGCGCCTGGTTGATGGGCGACTTCGGCTTCGACATCGGTTCGATCCCGTTCTCCGGCAACATCGGCGTGCGCTACGTGAAGACCAACCAGTCGTCCACCGGCTACGCCCTGGTCGGCCCGAACCTGATCAACACCACCGTCGAGCGCGACTATCACGACACCCTGCCGTCGTTGAACCTGGTCGCCGAGATCAGCCCGGACTTCCTGATCCGCTTCGGCGCCGCCAAGGTGATGACGCGGCCCGGCCTGGGCAGCCTGACCCCGGGCGTGACGGTCGCCGTCGCCGGCGGCGCGCGCACCGTCAGCGGCGGCAACCCGAACCTGGACCCGATCCGCGCCAAGACCGCCGACCTCGGCTTCGAGTGGTACCTGCAGGAAGGCGCGATGCTGGGCCTGGCGCTGTTCTACAAGGACATCGACAGCTTCGTGCAGACGGCGCGCACCATCGCCCCGTACTCCAGCAGCGGCCTGCCGGTCAGCCTGCTCGATGGCACCGGCGCGGCGGCCAGCGACGACTTCGTCTTCAGCGTGCCGCTCAACACCCCGGGCGGCAAGCTGAAGGGTGCCGAGTTCAACTACGTCCAGCCCTTCACCTTCCTGCCGGGCAAGTGGGCCAACTTCGGCACGCAGTTGAACTACACCTACGTGCAGTCGAAGATCCAGTACGTCACCGGCACCGGCGCGCTGTCGTTCAACACCGACCTCACCGGCCTGTCGAAGAATTCGTACAACGCCACGCTGTTCTACGAAGGCGAGCGCTTCAGCGGTCGCGTGTCGCTGACCCACCGCGACGGCTACCTGACCCAGGTGCCGGCAACGGAAAGCGGCTTCGACATGCACGGCATGCGCGGCACCAATGTCGTGGATGCCAAGCTGACCTACAAGATCGACGAGAAGATCGACATCAGCCTGGAAGGGTCGAACCTGACCAACGTGCCGTACTACGAGTGGGTGCAGACCAGCGCGACCGGCGCGCAACTGCCGCTGACCTACAGCGAGACCGGCCGCCAGTACGCGATCGGGGTGCGTTACAAGTTCTGA
- a CDS encoding winged helix-turn-helix domain-containing protein, translating to MSQRSERVTQLGAVPRFRLGPLLVEPERLVVIEAGADIALEPRMMEVLVALAERAGEVVSAEQLLIEVWHGSFYGDNPVHKTIAQLRRRLGDDSRQPRYIETIRKRGYRLLPKVSFPDDYRGTLPGTRHWGQGNPYVGLQPFDPAHAEVFFGRSHAIAQIMASLRAQLQSRRGLVLVSGASGCGKTSLLRAGVVPLLCQPGGLDGLEALAVAYCNLAMCHGDDVLDLLAQALAQWAPNARAVFSPAQLGSLPAWLQHPPALHAAIAEAIRQCPPARSGAPADRHLLLVIDHAETTVASPGIGDADRTALDAALRALCTAPQVAVLVLTRSDFYPRLIESLPGVAELKRGDGHVDLLAPRAGEIGQIIRIPAAMAGLRFQEDGDSAGRLDDVLRDATAGQPDALPLLQHTLHALHERRTADGVLTFAAYRALGGLEGALAHHAEQAFRALAEPAQASLGSVLARLCVIHPDSAAVTSRRVPWSALQAEPAARAMAEAFVQARLFVSELAVGGPGFAVAHEALLRQWPRAADWIHENRRLLQARNRLRQAAQRWTAEGRRADHLLNSGRPLSEAREAAKRLAHDLDATDLAFLRASERQRDRRRWLYSGAAGMLAALASASMLLGWQARQAQRIAEQRRDEAQQLVGYMLGDLADQLRTTGNLKLLDSVGSRALAYLERLPSTSMGAAELLNHARALRTAGEVLMNQGNLAEAQAAFARSAATARQASAGTPASLDALAETGLSAYWLGYLAYQQKHPAQARRYWTSYLATAEQLTRRAPREPRWQLEVSYALNNLGSLARSEGRHEAAIALFARSVALKRQVLAQAPDNAAVRYELVDSLSWLSSAQESHGALAAAEQGYREQVAMLQALVQREPDADAWRRRWATSLLRTSNLALARGHLQDAQADAQRSVAMLSALVATQPDNRTWRRDLAHAYAQAGWVATLRGQHEAALRQLSQAQRALAPLLQAQPLPEWQWLDAVIALRIAQNQPLGARAEHERSARIVARLEALHRAMPDDLLGLSALAHARVWRGERLAAAGAQAEAREEWERVVQLLDARAAGSRDKTLLDPWIRAQVHLGQRQTVSQALAWLSLAGYRHPGFVALYDPPPKENTKS from the coding sequence ATGTCGCAGCGAAGCGAGCGGGTGACCCAGCTCGGCGCCGTGCCGAGGTTTCGGCTCGGGCCGCTGTTGGTGGAGCCGGAGCGGCTGGTGGTGATCGAGGCGGGGGCGGACATCGCGCTGGAGCCGCGCATGATGGAAGTGCTGGTCGCCCTGGCCGAGCGCGCCGGCGAGGTGGTCAGCGCCGAGCAGTTGCTGATCGAGGTCTGGCACGGCAGCTTCTACGGCGACAACCCGGTGCACAAGACCATCGCCCAGCTGCGCCGGCGCCTGGGCGACGACAGCCGCCAGCCGCGTTACATCGAGACCATCCGCAAGCGCGGCTATCGGCTGCTGCCGAAGGTGAGCTTTCCCGACGACTACCGCGGCACGCTGCCCGGTACGCGCCATTGGGGACAGGGCAATCCCTACGTCGGCCTGCAGCCGTTCGATCCGGCGCACGCCGAGGTGTTCTTCGGCCGCAGCCACGCCATCGCCCAGATCATGGCCTCGCTGCGCGCGCAGTTGCAGAGCCGGCGCGGGCTGGTGCTGGTGTCCGGGGCCAGCGGCTGCGGCAAGACCTCGTTGCTGCGCGCCGGGGTGGTGCCGCTGCTGTGCCAGCCCGGCGGCCTCGACGGGCTGGAGGCGCTGGCGGTGGCGTACTGCAACCTGGCCATGTGCCACGGCGACGACGTGCTGGACCTGCTCGCGCAAGCGCTGGCGCAGTGGGCACCGAACGCCCGCGCGGTGTTTTCCCCCGCGCAACTGGGATCCCTTCCCGCCTGGCTGCAGCATCCGCCGGCCCTGCACGCGGCCATCGCCGAAGCCATCCGGCAATGCCCGCCGGCGCGCAGCGGCGCGCCGGCCGACCGCCACCTGCTGCTGGTGATCGACCACGCCGAGACCACGGTGGCCTCGCCCGGCATCGGCGATGCCGACCGCACCGCGCTCGACGCCGCGCTGCGCGCCCTGTGCACCGCGCCCCAGGTCGCGGTGCTGGTGCTGACCCGCAGCGATTTCTATCCGCGCCTGATCGAGTCGCTGCCCGGCGTCGCCGAACTCAAGCGTGGCGATGGCCACGTCGATCTGCTGGCGCCGCGCGCCGGCGAGATCGGCCAGATCATCCGCATCCCCGCGGCGATGGCCGGCTTGCGCTTCCAGGAAGACGGCGACAGCGCCGGGCGCCTGGACGACGTGCTGCGCGACGCCACCGCCGGCCAGCCCGACGCCTTGCCGTTGTTGCAGCACACGCTGCACGCCTTGCACGAGCGGCGCACCGCCGACGGCGTGCTCACCTTCGCCGCGTATCGCGCGCTGGGCGGGCTGGAAGGCGCCTTGGCGCACCATGCCGAGCAGGCGTTCCGCGCGCTGGCGGAACCGGCACAGGCCTCGCTGGGCAGCGTGCTGGCGCGCCTGTGCGTGATCCATCCGGACAGCGCCGCGGTGACCTCGCGGCGCGTGCCATGGTCCGCGCTGCAGGCCGAGCCGGCGGCGCGCGCGATGGCCGAGGCGTTCGTGCAGGCGCGATTGTTCGTCAGCGAACTGGCGGTCGGCGGGCCCGGCTTCGCGGTCGCCCACGAAGCCCTGCTGCGGCAGTGGCCGCGCGCGGCCGACTGGATCCACGAGAACCGGCGCCTGCTGCAGGCGCGCAACCGCCTGCGACAGGCCGCGCAGCGATGGACGGCCGAAGGCCGGCGCGCCGATCACCTGCTCAACAGCGGGCGTCCGTTGAGCGAGGCGCGCGAGGCGGCCAAACGGCTGGCGCACGATCTCGACGCCACCGACCTCGCCTTCCTGCGCGCCAGCGAGCGCCAACGCGACCGCCGGCGCTGGCTGTACAGCGGCGCCGCCGGCATGCTGGCGGCGCTGGCCAGCGCGTCGATGCTGCTCGGTTGGCAGGCGCGGCAGGCGCAACGGATCGCCGAGCAGCGCCGCGACGAAGCGCAGCAACTGGTCGGCTACATGCTCGGCGACCTGGCCGATCAGTTGCGCACCACCGGCAACCTGAAGCTGCTCGACAGCGTCGGCAGCCGCGCCCTGGCCTATCTGGAGCGGCTGCCCAGCACCAGCATGGGCGCGGCCGAGCTGCTCAACCATGCGCGCGCCCTGCGTACCGCCGGCGAGGTGCTGATGAACCAGGGCAACCTGGCCGAGGCGCAGGCCGCGTTCGCGCGCTCGGCAGCGACCGCGCGCCAGGCCAGCGCCGGGACGCCGGCCTCGCTGGACGCCTTGGCCGAGACCGGCCTGTCGGCGTACTGGCTGGGCTATCTCGCCTATCAGCAGAAGCATCCGGCGCAGGCGCGGCGGTACTGGACGTCCTACCTGGCGACCGCCGAACAACTGACCCGGCGCGCGCCGCGGGAGCCGCGCTGGCAACTGGAAGTCTCCTATGCGCTCAACAATCTCGGCAGCCTGGCGCGCAGCGAAGGCCGGCACGAGGCGGCGATCGCGCTGTTCGCGCGCTCGGTGGCGTTGAAGCGGCAGGTGCTGGCGCAGGCCCCGGACAACGCCGCGGTGCGCTACGAACTGGTCGACAGCCTGTCCTGGCTGAGTTCGGCGCAGGAATCCCATGGCGCGCTGGCGGCCGCCGAGCAGGGCTATCGCGAACAGGTGGCGATGCTGCAGGCGCTGGTGCAACGCGAGCCGGATGCCGATGCCTGGCGCCGCCGCTGGGCCACCTCGTTGCTGCGCACCTCCAATCTGGCGCTGGCGCGCGGGCATCTGCAGGACGCGCAGGCCGATGCGCAACGCAGCGTGGCGATGCTGTCGGCCCTGGTCGCGACGCAGCCGGACAACCGCACCTGGCGCCGCGACCTGGCCCACGCCTATGCGCAGGCGGGCTGGGTCGCCACCTTGCGCGGACAGCACGAGGCGGCGCTGCGGCAGCTGTCGCAGGCGCAGCGTGCGCTGGCGCCGCTGCTGCAGGCGCAGCCGCTGCCGGAATGGCAATGGCTGGATGCGGTCATCGCGCTGCGCATCGCGCAGAACCAGCCGCTGGGCGCGCGCGCGGAGCACGAACGCAGCGCGCGCATCGTCGCGCGGCTGGAGGCCCTGCACCGGGCGATGCCCGACGACCTGCTCGGCCTGTCGGCGCTGGCGCACGCGCGGGTGTGGCGCGGCGAACGCCTGGCCGCCGCCGGCGCGCAGGCCGAGGCGCGCGAGGAATGGGAACGCGTTGTGCAGTTGCTCGATGCGCGCGCGGCCGGCTCGCGCGACAAGACGTTGCTGGATCCGTGGATACGCGCGCAGGTCCATCTGGGCCAGCGCCAGACCGTGTCGCAGGCGCTCGCATGGCTGTCTCTGGCGGGCTACCGCCATCCGGGCTTCGTCGCTCTCTATGACCCGCCACCCAAGGAGAACACCAAGTCATGA
- the fabV gene encoding enoyl-ACP reductase FabV translates to MIIHPKVRGFICTTTHPLGCERNVLEQIAATRARGVRGDGPKKVLVIGASSGYGLASRITAAFGFGADTLGVFFEKPGSEKKAGTAGWYNAAAFDKHAKAAGLYSKSINGDAFSDEARAKVVDLIKTEMGGQVDLVVYSLASPVRKLPSTGEVKRSALKPIGQTYTATAIDTNKDAIIEASIEPATEQEIEDTITVMGGQDWELWIDALERAGVLAPGARTVAFSYIGTEITWPIYWHGALGKAKVDLDQTAQRLHARLQRDGGAANVAVLKSVVTQASAAIPVMPLYISMVYKIMKEKGLHEGTIEQADRLFRERLYRVDSQAAEVDDENRLRLDDWELRDDVQDACKALWPQVTTENLFQLTDYAGYKHEFLKLFGFERKDVDYDADVDPDVKFDCIEL, encoded by the coding sequence TTGATCATCCACCCGAAAGTTCGCGGTTTCATCTGCACCACCACGCATCCGCTCGGTTGCGAGCGCAACGTGCTCGAGCAGATCGCCGCCACGCGCGCGCGCGGCGTACGCGGCGACGGCCCGAAGAAGGTGCTGGTGATCGGCGCGTCCAGCGGCTACGGCCTGGCCTCGCGCATCACCGCCGCGTTCGGTTTCGGCGCCGACACGCTCGGCGTGTTCTTCGAAAAGCCCGGCAGCGAGAAGAAGGCCGGCACCGCCGGCTGGTACAACGCCGCCGCGTTCGACAAGCACGCCAAGGCCGCCGGCCTGTACAGCAAGTCGATCAACGGCGATGCGTTCTCCGACGAGGCGCGCGCCAAGGTGGTCGACCTGATCAAGACCGAGATGGGCGGCCAGGTCGACCTGGTGGTGTATTCGCTGGCCTCGCCGGTGCGCAAGCTGCCGAGCACCGGCGAAGTGAAGCGCTCGGCACTCAAGCCGATCGGCCAGACCTACACCGCCACCGCGATCGACACCAACAAGGACGCGATCATCGAGGCCTCGATCGAGCCGGCCACCGAGCAGGAGATCGAAGACACCATCACCGTGATGGGCGGGCAGGACTGGGAACTGTGGATCGACGCGCTGGAGCGCGCCGGCGTGCTCGCGCCGGGCGCGCGCACCGTCGCCTTCAGCTACATCGGCACCGAGATCACCTGGCCGATCTACTGGCACGGCGCGCTGGGCAAGGCCAAGGTCGATCTGGACCAGACCGCGCAGCGCCTGCACGCGCGCCTGCAGCGCGACGGCGGCGCGGCCAACGTGGCGGTGCTCAAGTCGGTGGTGACCCAGGCCAGCGCGGCGATCCCGGTGATGCCGCTGTACATCTCCATGGTCTACAAGATCATGAAGGAGAAGGGCCTGCATGAAGGCACCATCGAGCAGGCCGACCGCCTGTTCCGCGAGCGCCTGTACCGCGTGGACAGCCAGGCGGCCGAGGTGGACGACGAGAACCGCCTGCGCCTGGACGACTGGGAACTGCGCGACGACGTGCAGGACGCCTGCAAGGCGCTATGGCCGCAGGTGACCACCGAGAACCTGTTCCAGCTCACCGACTACGCCGGCTACAAGCACGAGTTCCTCAAGCTGTTCGGCTTCGAGCGCAAGGACGTGGACTACGACGCCGACGTCGATCCGGACGTGAAGTTCGATTGCATCGAGCTGTAG